Proteins from a genomic interval of Sugiyamaella lignohabitans strain CBS 10342 chromosome C, complete sequence:
- the URA7 gene encoding CTP synthase URA7 (Major CTP synthase isozyme (see also URA8); catalyzes the ATP-dependent transfer of the amide nitrogen from glutamine to UTP, forming CTP, the final step in de novo biosynthesis of pyrimidines; involved in phospholipid biosynthesis; capable of forming cytoplasmic filaments termed cytoophidium, especially during conditions of glucose depletion; URA7 has a paralog, URA8, that arose from the whole genome duplication; GO_component: GO:0097268 - cytoophidium [Evidence IDA] [PMID 20713603]; GO_component: GO:0005737 - cytoplasm [Evidence IDA] [PMID 14562095]; GO_function: GO:0005524 - ATP binding [Evidence IEA]; GO_function: GO:0003883 - CTP synthase activity [Evidence IEA,IEA]; GO_function: GO:0003883 - CTP synthase activity [Evidence IMP,ISS] [PMID 1753946]; GO_function: GO:0003883 - CTP synthase activity [Evidence IDA] [PMID 8075080]; GO_function: GO:0016874 - ligase activity [Evidence IEA]; GO_function: GO:0000166 - nucleotide binding [Evidence IEA]; GO_process: GO:0044210 - 'de novo' CTP biosynthetic process [Evidence IEA]; GO_process: GO:0006241 - CTP biosynthetic process [Evidence IDA] [PMID 8075080]; GO_process: GO:0006541 - glutamine metabolic process [Evidence IEA]; GO_process: GO:0008654 - phospholipid biosynthetic process [Evidence IMP] [PMID 9668079]; GO_process: GO:0019856 - pyrimidine nucleobase biosynthetic process [Evidence IMP] [PMID 1753946]; GO_process: GO:0006221 - pyrimidine nucleotide biosynthetic process [Evidence IEA,IEA]): protein MKYVVVSGGVISGIGKGVIASSTGLLFKTMGLKATSIKIDPYMNIDAGTMSPLEHGEVFVLNDGGEVDLDLGNYERYLNVTLTRDHNITTGKVYKQVIEKERRGDYLGKTVQIVPHLTNAIQDWIEKVAHIPVDGDNEVPDVCIIELGGTVGDIESAPFVEALRQFQFRVGPENFALIHVSLVPVIHGEKKTKPTQAAIKDLRSLGLTPDIIACRCSEELDQAAIDKISMFCHVGPNQVLGVHDVNSTYHVPLLLHDQKLMEFFSKRFKLDELKLSSERIAKGQDLWTRWNSITQSHDRSFQKVTIALVGKYTNLQDSYISVVKALEHSALRCELKLEIVWVEASDLEIESSVTNKINYHKAWGSLCSADGILVPGGFGTRGTEGMIAAARWARENLVPYLGICLGFQVGVIDYARHVLNMKTNSIELDETIEDPVIVYMPEVDKINMGGTMRLGIRPAVFQESTENSVLRRLYGSAPTVMERHRHRYEVNPEHIDELEKSGLHFVAKDEKAERMEVFELKNHPYFVGTQYHPEYLSRVLDPSKPLLGLVAAAGGKLESILAATVDHHSDQAKGPVTDF, encoded by the coding sequence ATGAAATACGTTGTAGTATCCGGAGGTGTCATTAGTGGCATTGGTAAAGGTGTTATTGCCTCATCCACTGGTCTTTTGTTTAAAACCATGGGTTTGAAAGCCACTTCCATCAAGATCGATCCTTATATGAACATCGATGCTGGTACCATGAGTCCTTTAGAGCATGGTGAGGTTTTCGTTTTGAATGACGGTGGCGAAGTCGATCTCGACCTTGGTAACTACGAGCGTTACTTGAATGTGACTTTGACCAGAGACCACAATATCACTACCGGTAAGGTCTATAAGCAAGTCATTGAGAAGGAGAGAAGGGGTGACTATTTGGGCAAGACTGTTCAGATTGTCCCTCATTTGACCAATGCTATTCAAGACTGGATTGAGAAGGTAGCTCATATCCCAGTTGATGGTGATAATGAGGTTCCCGACGTTTGTATCATTGAATTGGGTGGTACTGTTGGTGATATTGAGTCCGCTCCATTTGTCGAGGCTTTACGTCAATTTCAATTCAGAGTCGGTCCTGAGAACTTTGCTTTGATTCACGTTTCTCTTGTTCCTGTTATACATGGtgagaagaagaccaaACCTACTCAAGCTGCTATCAAGGATTTGAGATCCCTTGGTTTGACACCCGATATTATTGCCTGTAGATGTTCTGAAGAGCTTGACCAAGCTGCTATTGACAAGATCTCGATGTTCTGTCACGTCGGTCCTAACCAGGTTTTGGGTGTCCATGATGTCAATTCGACTTACCAtgttcctcttcttttgcaCGACCAGAAGCTGATGGAATTCTTTTCCAAGCGTTTTAAGCTCGATGAACTTAAACTGTCTTCGGAGCGTATTGCTAAGGGTCAAGATCTGTGGACTCGTTGGAATAGTATTACCCAATCCCATGACCGTAGTTTCCAAAAGGTCACTATTGCCTTGGTCGGTAAATATACCAATCTTCAGGACAGTTATATTTCTGTTGTCAAGGCTCTTGAGCACTCTGCTTTGAGATGCGAGCTTAAGCTCGAGATTGTTTGGGTCGAAGCTTCCGATCTTGAGATCGAAAGCTCCGTTACTAACAAGATCAACTACCACAAGGCCTGGGGCAGTCTCTGCTCTGCTGATGGTATTCTTGTTCCTGGTGGATTTGGTACCAGAGGTACTGAGGGTatgattgctgctgctcgcTGGGCCCGTGAAAATTTGGTTCCTTACCTCGGTATTTGTCTTGGTTTCCAAGTTGGTGTCATTGATTATGCTCGTCATGTTCTCAACATGAAGACAAACTCTATCGAGCTGGATGAGACTATTGAGGATCCTGTTATTGTTTACATGCCTGAGGTTGACAAGATTAACATGGGTGGTACTATGCGTCTTGGTATTAGACCTGCCGTTTTCCAAGAAAGCACTGAAAACAGCGTTCTTCGTAGACTTTATGGTTCTGCTCCAACTGTCATGGAGCGTCACAGACACAGATATGAAGTGAACCCTGAACACATTGATGAACTTGAAAAGTCTGGTCTTCACTTTGTCGCCAAAGATGAGAAGGCCGAGCGTATGGAAGTATTTGAGCTGAAGAATCATCCTTACTTTGTTGGTACTCAGTATCACCCAGAATACTTGTCTCGTGTCCTTGACCCCTCTAAGCCACTTCTTGGTTTAGTggccgctgctggtggtaagCTGGAATCCATTCTCGCTGCCACTGTTGATCACCATAGTGACCAAGCTAAGGGCCCTGTCACTGATTTTTAA
- the YPR1 gene encoding trifunctional aldehyde reductase/carbonyl reductase (NADPH)/glucose 1-dehydrogenase (NADP(+)) YPR1 (NADPH-dependent aldo-keto reductase; reduces multiple substrates including 2-methylbutyraldehyde and D,L-glyceraldehyde, expression is induced by osmotic and oxidative stress; functionally redundant with other aldo-keto reductases; protein abundance increases in response to DNA replication stress; YPR1 has a paralog, GCY1, that arose from the whole genome duplication; GO_component: GO:0005737 - cytoplasm [Evidence IEA,IEA]; GO_component: GO:0005737 - cytoplasm [Evidence IDA] [PMID 14562095]; GO_component: GO:0005634 - nucleus [Evidence IDA] [PMID 14562095]; GO_function: GO:0004032 - alditol:NADP+ 1-oxidoreductase activity [Evidence IDA,ISS] [PMID 11306085]; GO_function: GO:0004090 - carbonyl reductase (NADPH) activity [Evidence IDA] [PMID 19016485]; GO_function: GO:0016491 - oxidoreductase activity [Evidence IEA,IEA]; GO_process: GO:0042843 - D-xylose catabolic process [Evidence IDA] [PMID 12271459]; GO_process: GO:0019568 - arabinose catabolic process [Evidence IDA,IMP] [PMID 12271459]; GO_process: GO:0034599 - cellular response to oxidative stress [Evidence IGI] [PMID 17919749]; GO_process: GO:0055114 - oxidation-reduction process [Evidence IEA,IEA]): protein MSAATLNTSTATLNDGNKIPYVGFGTWQVNDETDGYDALIYALKHGYRHIDTAFAYKNEAVVGKAVRDSGIPREEIFVVSKLWGKDHRDPAAALDKSLKLLGLDYVDLYLMHWPVPFKNIEDKDEIDEDWNHVKTWELMQKLPKSKVKSIGVSNYDTALLEELSKAPTTTVVPVINQVELHPYLAQDKLRDYCNEHKIVLEAYCPLGKGTKLLEEPIVVELAEKYKVSPGQIALSWGIARGYVVIPKSSTPSRIEANLHTVKLSKEDEEKLTSLSKTNPQRRVRPGWKTKILFNDDDF, encoded by the coding sequence ATGTCTGCTGCTACTCTCAATACTAGTACTGCCACCCTAAATGACGGAAACAAGATTCCATATGTTGGATTCGGCACATGGCAAGTCAATGATGAAACTGATGGTTATGACGCTCTTATTTATGCTTTGAAGCATGGTTATAGACACATTGACACTGCTTTTGCCTACAAGAATGAAGCAGTTGTTGGTAAGGCTGTCAGAGATAGTGGAATTCCTAGAGAGGAAATCTTTGTAGTTTCCAAACTATGGGGTAAGGACCACAGagatcctgctgctgctcttgataAGAGTTTGAAGCTCTTGGGCTTGGATTATGTCGACCTTTACTTGATGCACTGGCCGGTTCCATTTAAGAATATCGAGGACAAGGAcgaaattgatgaagacTGGAATCATGTCAAGACCTGGGAGTTGATGCAGAAGTTGCCCAAATCTAAAGTCAAGTCTATTGGTGTTTCTAATTATGACACTGCTCTTCTCGAGGAATTGAGCAAGGCTCCTACTACTACTGTTGTTCCAGTTATTAACCAAGTCGAGCTCCACCCTTATCTTGCTCAAGACAAACTTAGAGATTACTGCAATGAACACAAGATTGTCCTCGAGGCTTACTGTCCTCTTGGCAAGGGTACTAAACTTTTGGAAGAGccaattgttgttgaattAGCCGAAAAATACAAAGTAAGCCCTGGTCAGATTGCTCTCTCTTGGGGAATTGCTCGTGGCTATGTAGTTATCCCCAAGAGTTCTACCCCTTCGAGAATTGAGGCCAACCTCCACACAGTCAAGCTCTCTAAGGAAGATGAGGAGAAGCTTACTTCGCTTTCAAAGACCAATCCCCAACGTAGAGTTCGTCCTGGATGGAAGACCAAGATCCTCTTCAATGATGACGActtttaa
- the RMD1 gene encoding Rmd1p (Cytoplasmic protein required for sporulation; GO_component: GO:0005737 - cytoplasm [Evidence IEA,IEA]; GO_component: GO:0005737 - cytoplasm [Evidence IDA] [PMID 14562095]; GO_function: GO:0003674 - molecular_function [Evidence ND]; GO_process: GO:0008150 - biological_process [Evidence ND]; GO_process: GO:0007126 - meiotic nuclear division [Evidence IEA]; GO_process: GO:0030435 - sporulation resulting in formation of a cellular spore [Evidence IEA]), with translation MSEQTPLLAPQTSAGSAMSRNQMPLGVAQGTTELMSQDIANQHHLQQKGQSQEHQGSSGSTVTRTGPSSTNNQFHRHNNPNINTTPIRPDYPPVINGTGAGVRRNGPQRTSYTTQKLKLLPDEPVSTDDDDISISEGDVYSQVARIKDRPARKDAERLGKAHRSMLPRVTAYCTAGSYRINDLSRYFLGRKSHGTAPKLFDECLYTPYRYRRDNGSSSTNTSPTLSTAPDPTSDETIVSSEADSQPSDFIRLDDEGGEIDVSYGRSELFLFDYGVTVFWGFTEAEEKRFLKELARFETEKLADEDVQIEEFNYYITKSYQPRIYNDFITLRDNTNYMIKLSISHAIAQSVKISLFEELVDNTIEDTQDFPQEIALTGKINMNRKNIMKSIGELFILRISKLKTVNEATKAIKYTNNQQILICTDQFWTRLNLCGQSHILSPFIKLPVDILKSTREFRS, from the coding sequence ATGTCCGAACAGACACCCCTTCTAGCTCCGCAGACATCAGCCGGTTCTGCCATGAGCCGCAATCAGATGCCACTGGGTGTTGCCCAAGGTACAACAGAACTAATGTCCCAGGATATTGCgaatcagcatcatctaCAACAGAAAGGACAGAGCCAGGAGCATCAGGGATCTAGCGGTTCTACGGTTACCAGGACTGGTCCCAGTTCCACCAATAATCAGTTTCATCGTCACAACAATCCCAATATTAACACCACGCCTATAAGACCAGACTATCCTCCTGTTATTAATGgcactggtgctggagtACGCAGGAATGGCCCTCAAAGAACGTCATATACAACCCAAAAACTGAAACTGCTGCCTGATGAGCCTGTTTCGactgacgatgatgatatcagtatTAGTGAGGGTGATGTTTACTCTCAAGTTGCCAGAATTAAAGACAGACCAGCACGTAAGGATGCTGAACGTCTGGGTAAGGCTCATCGTTCCATGTTACCAAGAGTGACTGCTTACTGTACAGCTGGTTCATATCGCATTAACGACCTATCTCGATACTTCTTAGGACGGAAATCTCATGGCACTGCGCCAAAGCTTTTTGATGAGTGTTTATACACACCATATAGATACAGACGGGATAATGGAAGCAGCAGTACAAATACCAGTCCTACTCTGTCAACAGCACCTGACCCAACGTCGGATGAAACCATAGTCTCCTCAGAGGCTGACTCTCAACCCAGTGACTTTATTCGATTGGATGATGAAGGTGGCGAGATTGATGTTTCTTACGGCCGTAGtgaactttttttgtttgactATGGAGTTACTGTATTTTGGGGATTTACAGAGGCAGAAGAGAAAAGGTTTTTAAAAGAACTCGCCAGGTTTGAAACCGAAAAGCTGGCTGACGAAGACGTCCAAATTGAAGAGTTTAACTACTACATTACTAAATCATACCAACCACGTATCTACAATGATTTCATCACCTTGAGAGACAACACTAATTACATGATTAAACTATCCATTTCGCATGCCATTGCCCAATCGGTAAAGATATCACTATTTGAAGAGCTTGTTGATAACACTATTGAAGACACCCAAGACTTCCCACAGGAAATTGCTTTAACAGGGAAAATCAACATGAACCGAAAGAACATTATGAAAAGTATTGGCGAGCTTTTCATCCTTCGAATTAGTAAGTTAAAAACTGTGAACGAGGCAACCAAGGCAATCAAATATACTAACAATCAACAGATATTAATCTGCACGGATCAATTCTGGACTCGCCTGAACTTATGTGGGCAGAGCCACATCTTGAGCCCATTTATCAAGCTACCCGTGGATATCTTGAAATCAACCAGAGAGTTTCGCTCTTAA